One Gossypium hirsutum isolate 1008001.06 chromosome A11, Gossypium_hirsutum_v2.1, whole genome shotgun sequence genomic window carries:
- the LOC107922692 gene encoding glutathione gamma-glutamylcysteinyltransferase 1 — protein sequence MKMAMAMAGLYKRVLPSPPAVDFASSDGKQLFIEAIQNGTMEGFYRLISYFQTQSEPAYCGLASLSMVLNALAIDPGRKWKGPWRWFDESMLDCCEPLEKVKEKGISFGKLVCLAHCAGAKVQAFRTNQSSLDDFRKFVVRCSTSDDCHIISSYHRATFKQTGTGHFSPTGGYHAGRDMALILDVARFKYPPHWVPLRLLWEAMESVDEATRQCRGFLLISRPHRDPGLLYTLSCKHESWVKVAKYLMDDVPNLVKTDDVKDVHKVLSVVFSSLPSHFGEFIKWIAEVRRREDGSQNLSLEENGRLSLKEEVLKQVQETGLFKHVVAFLSSLTLCCRNAPTLSNENNLPDIAATVCCHGAELLSGTFGSSERYCCQETCIRCLRANGDKPITLVSGTVVNGSSEQGVDVLVPSCPTKLNCCGSGPSNCNGIYPAGNDVLTALLLALPPETWRGIKDEKLLNEMYSLVSTENLPILLQEEVLHLRRQLHLLKKCQENKVDEDLGEPLC from the exons ATGAAGATGGCGATGGCGATGGCTGGTTTGTATAAACGAGTTCTTCCTTCACCTCCAGCCGTCGATTTCGCTTCCTCTGATGGAAAG CAACTTTTCATCGAAGCGATTCAAAATGGGACGATGGAAGGATTTTATAGGTTGATATCTTACTTTCAGACACAATCGGAGCCAGCTTACTGTGGATTAGCCAGTCTTTCCATGGTCTTGAATGCCCTTGCTATTGACCCTGGAAGAAAATGGAAGG GACCTTGGAGGTGGTTCGATGAATCTATGCTCGACTGTTGTGAGCCTTTGGAAAAGGTTAAAGAGAAAGGGATATCATTTGGGAAACTTGTGTGCCTGGCTCATTGTGCTGGAGCAAAAGTTCAAGCTTTCCGCACAAATCAAAGCTCCTTGGATGACTTCCGTAAATTTGTTGTTAGATGTTCCACTTCTGATGATTGTCATATAATTTCATCATATCATAGGGCAACTTTTAAACAG ACAGGGACTGGTCATTTTTCTCCTACTGGTGGTTATCATGCTGGAAGAGACATGGCCCTGATTTTAGATGTTGCTCGGTTTAAGTATCCTCCTCATTGGGTTCCTTTGAGACTGCTTTGGGAAGCCATGGAAAGTGTTGATGAAGCAACGAGGCAATGTAGAGG GTTCTTGCTTATTTCCAGGCCTCATAGAGATCCAGGCTTACTTTACACCCTG AGCTGTAAGCATGAAAGCTGGGTCAAAGTTGCAAAGTATTTAATGGATGATGTTCCTAATCTTGTAAAGACGGATGATGTGAAAGATGTTCATAAAGTTCTCTCAGTTGTTTTCTCATCACTCCCATCTCATTTTGGAGAGTTCATCAAGTGGATTGCAGAAGTTAGGAGAAGAGAAGATGGTAGTCAAAATCTTAGCCTAGAGGAGAATGGAAGGCTTTCTTTAAAG GAAGAGGTGTTGAAACAAGTGCAGGAAACTGGCCTTTTTAAGCATGTTGTAGCATTTTTATCGTCACTGACTCTATGCTGCAGAAATGCACCCACTTTAAGTAATGAAAATAACCTGCCTGACATTGCTGCAACAGTTTGTTGCCATGGTGCAGAACTTTTGTCTGGGACGTTTGGTTCTTCAGAGAGGTATTGCTGTCAGGAAACATGTATTAGATGCTTGAGGGCTAATGGTGACAAGCCTATTACATTGGTGTCTGGGACAGTGGTAAATGGTAGCTCTGAGCAGGGTGTTGACGTGCTGGTTCCTTCATGCCCAACTAAACTGAACTGTTGTGGCTCTGGCCCAAGTAATTGCAATGGGATTTACCCAGCTGGAAATGATGTTCTCACAGCTCTTTTGCTGGCATTGCCTCCAGAAACATGGCGCGGTATCAAAGATGAGAAGCTTTTGAATGAAATGTATTCTCTTGTCTCGACTGAGAATCTTCCCATTTTGCTCCAGGAAGAG GTATTGCACCTACGACGGCAGCTACATCTTCTGAAGAAATGCCAGGAGAATAAGGTAGATGAGGATCTAGGTGAACCTTTATGTTAG
- the LOC107922929 gene encoding uncharacterized protein, translating to MNTKTMRLPPRRVSMPSNNVKRKERDDFDLQHLHLRPPPAKLPKPAAPLAASQKAARPVLSNQLLAGYLAYEFLTRETLFGQPWDPAQLQQPATDSRRGIKEDAEPSDRSRAGDFESKPREDNHQRYVEVASLLKTDGAHIPGIVNPTQLARFLQM from the coding sequence ATGAACACCAAAACGATGCGTCTCCCGCCCCGTCGGGTTTCCATGCCCAGCAACAACGTCAAGCGAAAAGAGAGAGACGATTTTGACCTCCAACACTTACACCTTCGCCCTCCACCCGCAAAATTACCCAAGCCGGCTGCTCCCTTAGCCGCTTCTCAGAAAGCCGCACGCCCGGTTCTCTCCAACCAACTCCTAGCTGGATACCTGGCCTACGAGTTCCTCACTCGTGAAACACTGTTCGGCCAACCGTGGGACCCGGCCCAACTGCAACAACCAGCCACTGATTCCAGGAGAGGAATCAAAGAAGACGCCGAGCCAAGCGACAGATCCAGAGCAGGCGACTTCGAGTCGAAGCCGAGGGAGGATAATCATCAAAGGTACGTGGAAGTGGCGAGTTTGCTCAAGACTGATGGAGCCCATATACCTGGTATCGTCAACCCGACCCAGCTAGCTCGTTTCTTACAGATGTGA